From Selenomonas sp. AB3002, one genomic window encodes:
- the rlmD gene encoding 23S rRNA (uracil(1939)-C(5))-methyltransferase RlmD, whose protein sequence is MKGKIPVQQGQVYEIEINTLGTSGEGVGRYEDFTVFVPYALPGEKAKVRITEVKKTYAMGKLLELVRKSSDRVEPVCPIYKECGGCQLQHLSYEAQLKAKRQQVIDAVTRIGKQPDLFVEPTLGAATPWNYRNKMQFPIGREKGKTVIGCFAQGSHNIIDTTDCHIQKEGNNEVVNAVREIVTRLNIPVYNEDKHTGVLRHVVGRVGSNGDIMVVIVTASKTLPREKEFVKMLRARLPKVVSVHQNIQTYRNNVIMGRDTRLIWGRPTIQDSLGRLNFHISPRSFFQVNTAQAEVLYNKAMEFANLKGEETVIDAYCGTGTITLFLAQKAREVIGIEIVKPAIQDANKNARDNNVRNAEFIVGDATQVMPRLYKQGVRPDVVVVDPPRAGCTETVLKTFADMQPVRIVYVSCNPATLARDIAVLDELGYKAVKVQPVDMFPNTSHVENVALLVKKD, encoded by the coding sequence ATGAAGGGAAAGATACCTGTCCAGCAGGGACAAGTCTACGAGATTGAAATAAACACCCTGGGCACCAGCGGCGAGGGTGTGGGGCGCTATGAGGATTTCACTGTCTTCGTGCCTTACGCCTTGCCGGGAGAAAAGGCCAAGGTGCGCATCACGGAGGTCAAGAAGACCTATGCCATGGGCAAGCTGCTGGAGCTTGTCCGCAAGAGCAGCGACCGGGTGGAGCCCGTCTGCCCCATTTACAAGGAATGCGGCGGCTGCCAGCTCCAGCACCTGAGCTACGAAGCGCAGCTGAAGGCCAAGCGCCAGCAGGTGATAGATGCCGTGACCCGCATTGGCAAGCAGCCTGACCTCTTTGTGGAGCCCACCCTCGGCGCAGCCACTCCCTGGAACTACCGCAACAAGATGCAGTTCCCCATTGGCAGGGAGAAGGGCAAGACCGTTATCGGCTGCTTTGCTCAGGGCAGCCACAATATCATCGACACCACTGACTGTCATATCCAGAAGGAAGGCAACAACGAAGTGGTGAACGCCGTGCGGGAAATTGTCACCAGGCTGAACATTCCCGTCTACAATGAGGACAAGCACACCGGCGTCCTGCGTCATGTGGTGGGCCGCGTGGGCAGCAATGGGGATATCATGGTGGTCATAGTCACCGCCAGCAAGACCCTGCCCCGGGAAAAGGAATTCGTGAAGATGCTGCGGGCGAGACTCCCGAAGGTGGTCAGCGTTCATCAGAATATCCAGACCTACCGCAACAATGTCATCATGGGCAGGGATACCAGGCTTATCTGGGGGCGTCCCACCATCCAGGACAGCCTGGGCCGCCTGAATTTCCACATCTCCCCCCGTTCCTTCTTCCAGGTTAACACTGCCCAGGCGGAAGTCCTCTACAACAAGGCCATGGAATTTGCCAACCTCAAGGGAGAGGAAACTGTCATTGACGCTTACTGCGGCACAGGCACCATCACCCTGTTCCTGGCCCAGAAGGCAAGGGAAGTCATCGGTATCGAGATTGTGAAGCCCGCCATCCAGGATGCCAATAAAAACGCCAGGGACAACAACGTAAGGAATGCAGAATTCATCGTAGGCGATGCCACCCAGGTCATGCCCCGCCTCTACAAGCAGGGTGTGCGCCCCGATGTGGTAGTGGTAGACCCGCCCCGGGCAGGCTGCACGGAAACAGTGCTGAAGACCTTCGCAGACATGCAGCCGGTCAGGATAGTTTACGTCTCCTGCAACCCCGCCACCCTGGCCAGGGACATTGCCGTGCTGGATGAGCTGGGCTACAAGGCCGTGAAGGTGCAGCCGGTGGATATGTTCCCAAATACTTCGCACGTGGAGAATGTTGCTTTGCTTGTTAAGAAAGACTGA
- a CDS encoding HAD-IA family hydrolase, translating to MQYFNRAAVTAKAAVFDLDGTLIDSLEDLADSVNEVLTAHGFPTFEVDLYRYKVGNGSRKLIERVLPEDKAGDEALVDALLAEYKECYARNILNKTRPYAGIFNMLKRLQEMGVPLAVCTNKHQSAAEEICRKLFAEGTFVEVIGDQPDLPRKPDPLKVLKLAEKMGVSPKEVAYFGDSSVDMETARNAGAIALGVTWGFRTREELEESGARFILEMPADLFTKVEFVTGDDASEASEER from the coding sequence ATGCAATATTTCAACAGGGCTGCCGTCACTGCCAAGGCTGCGGTCTTTGACCTTGACGGCACCCTTATCGACTCGCTGGAAGATTTGGCGGACAGCGTGAACGAAGTCCTCACTGCCCACGGTTTCCCCACCTTCGAGGTGGATCTGTACCGCTACAAGGTGGGCAACGGCTCCCGCAAGCTGATTGAGCGCGTACTGCCGGAGGACAAGGCAGGGGATGAGGCACTGGTGGACGCACTTCTGGCCGAATACAAGGAGTGCTATGCCAGAAATATCCTCAATAAGACCCGCCCCTATGCAGGCATCTTCAATATGCTGAAGCGCCTTCAGGAGATGGGGGTGCCCCTGGCTGTCTGCACCAACAAGCATCAGAGCGCCGCCGAGGAAATCTGTCGGAAGCTTTTTGCTGAGGGCACTTTCGTTGAGGTTATCGGCGACCAGCCGGACCTGCCCCGGAAGCCTGACCCGTTGAAGGTGCTGAAGCTGGCGGAGAAGATGGGGGTTAGCCCCAAGGAAGTTGCCTACTTCGGTGACAGCAGCGTGGACATGGAAACCGCCAGGAATGCGGGAGCCATTGCCCTGGGGGTCACCTGGGGGTTCCGCACCCGTGAGGAGCTGGAGGAAAGCGGCGCCAGGTTTATCCTGGAGATGCCTGCCGACCTCTTTACCAAGGTGGAATTTGTGACTGGTGACGATGCAAGCGAGGCAAGTGAGGAAAGATGA
- the gatB gene encoding Asp-tRNA(Asn)/Glu-tRNA(Gln) amidotransferase subunit GatB has product MKYEAVIGLEIHCELKTKTKIFCGCATSFGADQNTHVCPVCLGMPGVLPTVNQRVVEFGIKAGLATNCEINKYSKFDRKNYYYPDLPKNWQTSQYDLPIAEHGWVDIDVEGEKKRIRLTRIHMEEDAGKLVHSGTNIKDSASSNVDYNRTGVPLLEIVSEPDMSSAEEARAYMEKIKAIMEYIDVSNCRMEEGNLRADINVSLRPVGSKELGTRTEMKNINSFKNLEDAINYEIERQTEVLEDGGHIVQETRTFDPAQGITLSMRSKENAHDYRYMPEPDLPPIITSEETIEKYRSELPELPDARRARLESEFGLSDYDAGIITSSRAMAEYFDAVVATGADAKLAANWMMGDLLKNLNDEGLDISKSPVEAQRLGEMIQLIMKDTISGKIAKKVFKEMWTNTDSPEKIVKDKGLVQITDTKAIEGIVDVVIAKNQKAVDDYKGGNKKAIGALVGQVMKASKGKANPQMVNQLLAQKLDG; this is encoded by the coding sequence ATGAAGTATGAAGCCGTAATCGGCCTGGAAATACATTGCGAACTGAAGACCAAGACGAAGATTTTCTGCGGTTGCGCCACCAGTTTCGGCGCTGACCAGAACACCCATGTGTGCCCTGTCTGCCTGGGCATGCCCGGGGTGCTGCCCACTGTGAACCAGCGGGTGGTGGAGTTTGGCATCAAGGCCGGCCTTGCCACCAACTGCGAAATCAACAAGTACAGCAAGTTCGACCGCAAGAACTACTACTATCCTGACCTGCCCAAGAACTGGCAGACCTCCCAGTATGACCTGCCCATCGCCGAGCACGGCTGGGTGGACATCGACGTGGAGGGGGAGAAGAAGCGCATCCGCCTCACCCGCATCCACATGGAGGAGGATGCAGGCAAGCTGGTGCATTCCGGCACCAATATCAAGGACTCCGCTTCTTCCAACGTGGACTACAACCGCACGGGCGTGCCCCTGCTGGAAATCGTCTCCGAGCCTGACATGAGCTCCGCTGAGGAAGCCCGTGCCTATATGGAAAAAATCAAGGCTATCATGGAGTACATCGATGTTTCCAACTGCCGCATGGAGGAGGGCAATCTCCGTGCCGACATCAACGTGTCCCTGCGTCCCGTTGGCTCCAAGGAGCTGGGCACCCGCACGGAGATGAAGAACATCAACTCTTTCAAGAACCTTGAGGACGCCATCAACTACGAGATTGAGCGCCAGACTGAGGTGCTGGAGGACGGCGGCCACATCGTCCAGGAGACCCGTACTTTCGACCCGGCACAGGGCATCACCCTTTCCATGCGCAGCAAGGAAAATGCCCACGACTACCGCTATATGCCGGAGCCGGACCTGCCTCCCATCATCACCAGCGAGGAGACCATCGAGAAGTACCGCAGCGAGCTGCCGGAGCTGCCGGATGCCCGCCGCGCCCGCTTGGAAAGCGAGTTCGGCCTGTCCGACTACGATGCAGGCATCATCACCAGCTCCCGCGCTATGGCCGAGTATTTCGATGCCGTGGTGGCTACCGGCGCAGATGCCAAGCTGGCTGCCAACTGGATGATGGGCGACCTGCTGAAGAACCTCAACGATGAAGGCCTGGATATCAGCAAGTCTCCCGTGGAGGCCCAGCGCCTGGGCGAGATGATCCAGCTCATCATGAAGGATACCATTTCCGGCAAGATTGCCAAGAAGGTCTTCAAGGAAATGTGGACCAACACTGACAGCCCTGAGAAGATCGTCAAGGACAAGGGCCTGGTGCAGATCACCGACACCAAGGCCATCGAGGGCATTGTAGACGTGGTCATTGCCAAGAACCAGAAGGCAGTGGACGACTACAAGGGCGGCAACAAGAAGGCCATAGGCGCCTTGGTGGGACAGGTCATGAAAGCCTCCAAGGGCAAGGCCAACCCCCAGATGGTGAACCAGCTGCTGGCCCAGAAGCTGGACGGCTGA
- the gatA gene encoding Asp-tRNA(Asn)/Glu-tRNA(Gln) amidotransferase subunit GatA, which yields MRLYEKPAHVLHDMLVNKEITSVELTEDVLSRIDEVEGEVKAYLTVTRDEALEQARAVDEKIARGEEISFLEGIPGAIKDNICTKGVKTTCASKILEHFVPPYDATVMKKLKAENPVILGKLNMDEFAMGGSTENSAYHPTCNPWNTECVPGGSSGGSAASVAAGTAIWSLGSDTGGSIRQPASFCGVVGLKPTYGRVSRYGLVAYGSSLDQIGPVTRDVTDCAHLLNIIAGHDEMDSTSSEAAVPDFTRALVEDVKGLKIGLPKEYFVKGMDPEVEKAIRAAIEKYKEMGAEIVDISLPHTDYAISAYYLIAPAEAATNLQRYDGVSYGERVEGEDLVSMMTNTRTEKFGEEVKRRIVIGNYALSAGYYDAYYLKAMKVRTLVAEDYAKAFEQVDVILAPVAPTTAFKIGEMAGDPLQMYLQDACTVPLNLAGLPGISLPCGFSSKGMPIGMQIIGKALDEETIIRAAYTYEQSQDYHTKMAKLGGNN from the coding sequence GTGAGATTATACGAGAAACCGGCTCATGTCCTGCATGATATGCTGGTGAATAAAGAGATTACAAGTGTAGAGCTGACCGAGGATGTGCTCTCCCGCATTGACGAGGTGGAGGGAGAGGTCAAGGCTTACCTCACCGTCACCCGTGACGAGGCACTGGAGCAGGCCCGCGCCGTGGACGAGAAGATTGCCCGGGGGGAGGAGATTTCCTTCCTGGAGGGCATTCCCGGCGCTATCAAGGACAATATCTGCACCAAGGGCGTGAAGACCACCTGCGCTTCCAAGATTCTGGAGCACTTCGTGCCTCCCTATGATGCAACGGTCATGAAGAAGCTCAAGGCAGAGAATCCTGTCATCCTGGGCAAGCTGAACATGGACGAGTTCGCCATGGGCGGCTCCACGGAGAATTCCGCTTACCATCCCACCTGCAACCCCTGGAACACCGAGTGCGTCCCCGGCGGTTCCTCCGGCGGCAGCGCCGCTTCCGTGGCTGCAGGCACCGCTATATGGTCCCTGGGCTCAGATACCGGCGGTTCCATCCGCCAGCCTGCATCCTTCTGCGGCGTGGTAGGCCTGAAGCCCACCTATGGCCGTGTTTCCCGCTATGGCCTGGTGGCCTACGGCTCCTCCCTTGATCAGATTGGCCCTGTGACCCGGGATGTGACGGACTGCGCACATCTGCTCAACATCATTGCCGGCCATGATGAGATGGACTCCACCTCCAGCGAGGCGGCTGTGCCTGACTTCACCAGGGCTCTGGTGGAGGATGTGAAGGGGCTGAAGATCGGACTGCCCAAGGAATACTTCGTGAAGGGCATGGACCCCGAGGTGGAGAAAGCCATCCGGGCTGCCATTGAGAAATACAAGGAAATGGGAGCAGAGATCGTGGATATCTCTCTGCCTCACACGGATTATGCCATTTCCGCCTATTACCTCATCGCTCCCGCTGAGGCTGCCACCAACCTCCAGCGCTATGACGGCGTAAGCTACGGCGAGCGTGTGGAGGGCGAGGACCTGGTGTCCATGATGACCAATACCCGCACAGAGAAGTTCGGCGAGGAAGTCAAGCGCCGCATTGTCATTGGCAACTACGCCCTTTCCGCTGGCTACTACGATGCGTATTATCTGAAAGCCATGAAGGTGCGTACTCTGGTGGCCGAGGATTATGCCAAGGCTTTCGAGCAGGTGGATGTGATTCTTGCTCCTGTGGCTCCCACCACGGCTTTCAAGATCGGCGAGATGGCGGGTGACCCCCTGCAGATGTACCTGCAGGATGCCTGCACCGTGCCTCTGAACCTGGCCGGCCTGCCTGGCATCAGCCTGCCTTGCGGTTTCTCCAGCAAGGGAATGCCTATCGGCATGCAGATCATCGGCAAGGCCCTGGACGAGGAAACCATTATCCGTGCGGCTTACACCTATGAGCAGAGTCAGGACTATCACACGAAGATGGCGAAGCTGGGAGGTAACAACTGA
- the gatC gene encoding Asp-tRNA(Asn)/Glu-tRNA(Gln) amidotransferase subunit GatC, which yields MKVTKEDLDNVAVLSRLSIAEEDTERYLGNLDKILTYMDNLSELDTENVKPTTYALPMANVFRKDEVKESLDREAALANAPLKEDGYFKVPKVLED from the coding sequence ATGAAAGTAACGAAAGAGGACCTGGATAACGTGGCTGTGCTGTCCCGGCTTTCTATTGCCGAGGAGGACACGGAGCGCTACCTGGGCAACCTGGACAAGATCCTGACCTATATGGACAACCTCTCCGAGCTGGACACGGAGAATGTTAAGCCTACCACCTACGCCCTGCCCATGGCGAACGTGTTCCGCAAGGACGAGGTTAAGGAGTCCCTTGACCGGGAGGCAGCCCTTGCCAACGCTCCCCTTAAGGAAGACGGCTATTTCAAGGTGCCCAAGGTGCTGGAAGACTGA
- the priA gene encoding primosomal protein N', translated as MQIAEVFVNIPVKSIAKAFSYLVPRGFVLEQGWRVFVPFGGRKVEGFIVSIREEAEDTKHEYALKEIISTVDEEAWFTPEMIKAARWLADFYLCSLAEIMRLFMPGKSGLKITVSYAAEESMSGHLMLAMPMASSVYQYLMAEGPKSLREIRKALPGMGEELPGLIERMVSYGVLVKDYLAEKRDKARYEKYVCLTAEVTEELQVDFKRKKAQLRLLELLAKNEGKELSYTALREEKVSPATIKLVEEQGLVEVRQKRVLRDSYGGKAELNNAPAIQLTEAQGNALAELEQAAEAKAFQGFLLKGVTGSGKTQVYMELAKKVRALGRQVIVLVPEIALTGQVVASFKEYFPEDIMVMHSRLSLSERNDAILRVRRGEAGIIIGARSALFTPAADIGLIVMDEEQDMSYKQDESPRYHARVVAEQLARIHRAVLLLGSATPSLETYYRANNEELKLLELPERIGSLPMPLVHAVDMRRELKLGNRHIISRDLQRLLEETLARGEQSIIMLNRRGFSTFVMCRSCGEVMKCRLCGLPLVYHKNGRLSCHHCDVTEQVPDVCPKCSSRYIKYFGSGTEKLEQELREIMPRARVIRMDRDTTGTKFAHQEILNRFRRHEYDILLGTQMVAKGHDIPNVTSVGIISADSSLNMPDFRAAERCFMLITQTAGRAGRHGGRGQVIVQTYNPEHYAVTAGLKQDYEEFFRQELAMRKELFYPPYSRIVKLLFQDEDEEMAKGKGRRLVKAFEERFKGDKRQVIVGPSPAVIAKFRNIYRFVVLIKTADLPTVQEFLREQKLHLRTEVAIDIDPITML; from the coding sequence ATGCAAATTGCAGAGGTATTCGTCAATATTCCTGTCAAAAGCATAGCCAAGGCTTTCAGCTACCTTGTGCCGCGTGGATTCGTTCTGGAGCAGGGGTGGCGTGTTTTCGTGCCCTTCGGGGGGCGGAAGGTGGAGGGCTTTATTGTCTCCATCAGGGAGGAAGCCGAGGATACAAAGCATGAGTATGCGCTTAAGGAAATTATTTCCACAGTGGATGAGGAAGCCTGGTTCACCCCGGAGATGATTAAGGCTGCCAGATGGCTTGCGGACTTCTATCTCTGCTCTTTGGCGGAAATTATGCGGCTCTTCATGCCTGGGAAGTCCGGGCTGAAGATTACCGTGAGTTATGCTGCTGAGGAGAGCATGAGCGGGCACCTGATGCTGGCCATGCCGATGGCCAGCAGTGTTTACCAGTATCTCATGGCTGAGGGCCCCAAGAGCCTGCGGGAGATCAGGAAGGCCTTGCCCGGGATGGGGGAGGAACTGCCTGGCCTGATAGAGCGCATGGTCAGCTATGGAGTGCTCGTCAAGGATTATCTGGCAGAGAAGCGGGATAAAGCACGTTATGAGAAATATGTCTGCCTGACGGCAGAAGTCACGGAAGAACTGCAGGTTGATTTCAAACGCAAGAAAGCACAGCTTCGTTTATTGGAACTTCTGGCAAAGAACGAGGGAAAAGAGCTTTCATATACTGCGCTTAGGGAAGAGAAGGTTTCTCCTGCCACTATCAAGCTGGTGGAAGAGCAGGGGTTGGTGGAAGTCCGTCAGAAGCGTGTCCTGCGGGACAGCTATGGAGGAAAAGCCGAACTGAACAACGCGCCGGCAATCCAGCTGACTGAGGCCCAGGGAAATGCTCTGGCAGAGCTGGAGCAGGCAGCAGAGGCCAAGGCGTTCCAGGGCTTTTTGCTGAAGGGGGTCACGGGCAGCGGCAAGACCCAGGTCTATATGGAACTGGCAAAGAAAGTCCGTGCCCTGGGGCGTCAGGTGATTGTGCTGGTGCCGGAGATTGCCCTGACGGGGCAGGTGGTGGCCTCCTTCAAAGAGTATTTCCCTGAGGATATCATGGTGATGCACAGCCGCCTTTCCCTGTCCGAGCGCAATGATGCCATCTTGCGGGTCAGAAGAGGTGAGGCGGGCATTATCATCGGGGCACGTTCTGCCCTGTTCACTCCGGCAGCTGATATCGGCCTTATCGTCATGGATGAGGAACAGGACATGAGTTACAAGCAGGACGAGTCACCCCGCTATCATGCCAGAGTGGTGGCAGAGCAGCTGGCTCGTATCCATAGGGCTGTGCTGCTGTTAGGAAGCGCCACGCCTTCACTTGAAACCTATTATCGTGCGAATAATGAAGAACTGAAGCTTTTGGAGCTGCCGGAACGCATCGGCAGCCTGCCCATGCCCTTGGTTCATGCCGTGGATATGCGGCGGGAACTGAAGCTGGGCAACAGGCATATCATTTCCCGGGACTTGCAGCGGTTGCTGGAGGAAACCCTGGCTCGTGGTGAACAGTCCATCATCATGCTGAACCGGCGCGGGTTTTCGACTTTCGTCATGTGCCGTTCCTGTGGGGAGGTCATGAAGTGCAGGCTCTGCGGCCTGCCCCTGGTGTACCACAAGAACGGGCGTCTTTCCTGCCATCACTGCGATGTGACCGAGCAGGTGCCGGATGTGTGCCCCAAGTGCAGCAGCCGCTATATCAAGTACTTCGGCTCCGGCACGGAGAAGCTGGAGCAGGAACTGCGGGAGATCATGCCCCGTGCCCGGGTGATCCGCATGGACAGGGATACCACGGGGACGAAGTTTGCCCATCAGGAAATCTTGAACCGCTTCCGCCGTCATGAGTACGATATCCTGTTGGGCACCCAGATGGTGGCCAAGGGGCACGATATACCCAACGTTACGTCAGTTGGCATTATCAGCGCAGATTCCAGCCTGAATATGCCTGACTTCAGGGCGGCGGAGCGCTGCTTTATGCTCATTACCCAGACTGCGGGGCGGGCAGGACGTCATGGCGGCAGGGGACAGGTCATCGTGCAGACTTATAATCCGGAGCATTATGCGGTGACAGCAGGCCTGAAGCAGGACTATGAGGAGTTCTTCCGACAGGAACTAGCCATGAGAAAGGAACTTTTCTATCCGCCCTACAGCAGGATAGTGAAGCTGCTTTTTCAGGATGAAGACGAAGAAATGGCCAAGGGGAAGGGCAGGCGGCTGGTGAAGGCCTTTGAGGAGCGCTTCAAGGGAGACAAGAGGCAGGTGATAGTGGGCCCTTCCCCGGCAGTGATTGCCAAATTCCGCAATATCTACCGCTTCGTGGTGCTGATCAAGACCGCTGACCTGCCTACTGTGCAGGAATTCCTGCGGGAACAAAAATTGCATTTACGCACAGAAGTTGCCATTGATATAGATCCGATAACCATGCTTTAA